The Alphaproteobacteria bacterium genome contains a region encoding:
- a CDS encoding glucose 1-dehydrogenase, producing the protein MTMFDLRGRLALVTGSSRGIGRAIAEGYVAAGARVLINGRDAAGVDAAVKAIGKSAIAAPFDVTDKAVIEMAVEKIEKDIGPIDILVNNAGMQQRAPFVEFPEEGWRKVLATNLDSVFFVTQAVARRMIARSRGKIVNICSVMSELGRPTIAPYTASKGAVKMLTKVMCAEFAKHGITANGISPGYFGTELNTALMADEKFSAWVCARTPAGRWGRVEELQGAAIFLASDASSFVNGHILFVDGGMTAVV; encoded by the coding sequence ATGACCATGTTCGATCTTAGGGGGCGCCTCGCGCTCGTCACCGGCTCCAGCCGCGGCATCGGCCGGGCCATCGCGGAGGGGTATGTTGCGGCCGGCGCGCGCGTGCTGATCAACGGGCGGGACGCGGCGGGGGTGGACGCGGCCGTGAAGGCGATCGGCAAGAGCGCGATCGCCGCGCCGTTCGACGTGACGGACAAGGCCGTCATCGAAATGGCGGTCGAGAAAATCGAGAAGGACATCGGGCCGATCGACATTCTGGTGAACAACGCCGGCATGCAGCAGCGCGCGCCGTTCGTCGAGTTTCCCGAGGAGGGCTGGCGCAAAGTCCTGGCAACCAATCTCGACTCGGTGTTCTTCGTCACGCAGGCGGTGGCGCGCCGCATGATCGCGCGCTCACGCGGCAAGATCGTCAACATCTGCTCGGTGATGTCGGAGCTCGGCCGCCCGACGATTGCGCCCTACACGGCGAGCAAGGGCGCGGTGAAGATGCTCACCAAGGTGATGTGCGCGGAGTTCGCCAAACATGGCATCACGGCGAACGGCATTTCGCCCGGCTATTTCGGCACTGAACTGAATACCGCGCTGATGGCCGACGAGAAATTCTCCGCCTGGGTCTGCGCGCGCACGCCCGCCGGACGCTGGGGCAGGGTGGAGGAGCTGCAGGGCGCCGCGATCTTTCTCGCCAGCGATGCGTCGTCGTTCGTCAATGGGCACATTTTGTTCGTCGACGGCGGCATGACGGCGGTGGTGTGA
- a CDS encoding L-idonate 5-dehydrogenase → MRAAVLHAAKDLRIEQIAVPALGPRDVEVRVEAGGICGSDLHYYYDGGFGTVRLKEPMILGHEIAGTVARVGVEVANVKPGQRVAVNPSRPCGSCRYCQEGLQQHCLNMLFYGSAMRFPHVQGGFRDVLVCDEAQAVPVPPAMPAAQAAFAEPFAVCLHAVNRAGPLLGKRVLITGAGPIGALTVIAARRAGALEIVATDIADAPLAAAKRVGADATINVSEKDALARHEADKGYFDVVFEASGNEKALAGALVALRPTGVVVQIGIAGHGMNLPMNVVVAKEIELRGTFRFHEEFAVAVALIGGGLVDVMPLLTETIPLALANEAFALAADRSRAMKVQLAFT, encoded by the coding sequence ATGCGCGCGGCAGTGCTTCATGCGGCAAAAGACCTTCGTATCGAGCAGATCGCGGTGCCGGCGCTCGGTCCGCGCGACGTCGAGGTGCGCGTCGAGGCCGGCGGCATCTGCGGCTCCGACCTGCACTACTACTACGATGGCGGCTTCGGCACGGTGCGGCTCAAGGAGCCGATGATCCTCGGGCACGAGATCGCCGGCACGGTCGCGCGCGTGGGTGTCGAGGTTGCAAACGTCAAGCCGGGCCAGCGCGTTGCCGTGAATCCGAGCCGCCCATGCGGCAGTTGCCGGTACTGCCAGGAGGGCCTGCAGCAGCACTGCCTGAACATGCTTTTCTACGGCAGTGCGATGCGCTTCCCGCACGTGCAAGGCGGCTTTCGCGATGTGCTGGTGTGCGACGAGGCCCAGGCGGTCCCGGTGCCGCCCGCGATGCCGGCCGCGCAGGCGGCTTTCGCCGAGCCGTTCGCGGTTTGCCTGCATGCGGTGAACCGCGCCGGTCCCCTCCTCGGCAAGCGCGTGCTCATAACCGGTGCAGGCCCGATCGGCGCGCTGACCGTGATCGCGGCGCGCCGCGCCGGCGCGCTGGAGATCGTCGCGACCGATATCGCCGACGCACCGCTCGCGGCCGCGAAGCGCGTGGGTGCAGATGCCACGATCAATGTGTCCGAGAAGGATGCGCTGGCGCGCCATGAGGCCGACAAAGGCTATTTCGACGTGGTGTTCGAGGCCTCCGGCAACGAGAAGGCGCTGGCCGGGGCGCTCGTCGCCCTGCGTCCGACGGGCGTCGTGGTGCAGATTGGCATCGCAGGCCATGGCATGAACCTGCCGATGAATGTCGTGGTTGCGAAGGAGATCGAGCTGCGTGGCACGTTCCGCTTCCACGAAGAATTCGCGGTGGCGGTCGCGCTGATCGGGGGCGGGCTGGTCGACGTGATGCCGCTGCTCACCGAAACGATCCCGCTCGCGCTAGCGAATGAGGCGTTCGCGCTGGCGGCGGACCGTTCCAGGGCGATGAAGGTGCAGCTGGCGTTCACTTAG
- a CDS encoding altronate dehydratase family protein: protein MSTPRTVRLSPNDNVVVAVDPIPEGAAAAGVTAKVRVMRGHKMAVAPIAQGEPVRKYDQIIGFATTPIAPGEWVHTQNVEMHDFARDYRFAEGARNDEVLPPELRETFEGYVRPGGKTGTRNYIGILTSVNCSASAARFIAREVERSGVLADHPEIDGVVAFVHGTGCGLAAYGEGFDVLRRTQWGYATHANLGGALMVGLGCEVFQIDRMKEEYGLVEGDHFQTMTIQATGGTKKTVAEGVERIKAMIPIAARTRRETRPASEVTLALQCGGSDGYSGITANPALGAAVDELVRHGGTAILSETPEIYGAEHLLTRRAVNRAVGEKLVERIKWWEAYCERNGGEMNNNPSPGNKAGGLTTILEKSLGAAAKGGTTTMRAVYEYAEPVKEKGFVFMDTPGYDPVGATGQVAGGANVMCFTTGRGSAFGCKPTPSVKLATNSQVYASMIDDMDINCGEILDGVSVADKGQEIFKKVLAVASGAHTKSEDLGYGDAEFVPWQIGAVM, encoded by the coding sequence ATGAGCACGCCGCGTACCGTCCGTCTTTCGCCGAATGACAACGTCGTGGTGGCGGTCGATCCGATCCCCGAGGGCGCCGCGGCGGCCGGCGTGACCGCGAAGGTGCGGGTCATGCGCGGGCACAAGATGGCGGTCGCGCCGATTGCCCAGGGCGAGCCGGTACGCAAGTACGACCAGATCATCGGGTTCGCCACGACACCGATCGCGCCGGGCGAATGGGTGCACACCCAGAACGTCGAGATGCATGACTTCGCGCGCGACTATCGCTTTGCCGAAGGCGCAAGGAACGACGAGGTGCTGCCGCCCGAGCTGCGCGAGACGTTCGAGGGTTACGTGCGGCCCGGCGGCAAGACCGGCACGCGCAACTATATCGGCATCCTCACCTCGGTGAACTGCTCGGCCTCCGCGGCGCGTTTCATTGCTCGCGAAGTCGAGCGCTCCGGGGTGCTCGCGGATCATCCCGAGATCGACGGCGTTGTCGCCTTCGTGCACGGCACCGGCTGTGGGCTTGCGGCCTACGGCGAGGGCTTCGACGTGCTGCGGCGGACCCAGTGGGGCTACGCGACGCATGCGAACCTCGGCGGCGCGCTGATGGTCGGTCTCGGCTGCGAGGTGTTCCAGATCGACCGCATGAAGGAAGAGTACGGGCTGGTCGAGGGCGACCACTTCCAGACCATGACCATTCAGGCGACGGGCGGCACCAAGAAGACGGTCGCGGAGGGCGTCGAGCGCATCAAGGCGATGATCCCGATCGCGGCCCGCACCAGGCGCGAGACGCGGCCGGCCTCCGAGGTGACGCTCGCGCTGCAATGCGGCGGCTCGGACGGCTATTCGGGGATCACCGCGAACCCTGCGCTCGGCGCCGCGGTTGACGAACTGGTGCGCCACGGCGGCACCGCGATCCTCTCCGAGACGCCGGAAATCTACGGCGCCGAGCACCTGCTGACGCGCCGCGCCGTCAATCGCGCGGTCGGCGAGAAGCTGGTCGAGCGTATCAAGTGGTGGGAGGCGTACTGCGAGCGCAACGGTGGCGAGATGAACAACAATCCCTCGCCGGGCAACAAGGCGGGCGGGCTCACCACCATCCTGGAAAAATCGCTCGGCGCTGCCGCGAAGGGCGGCACGACGACGATGCGCGCAGTCTACGAATACGCCGAGCCCGTGAAGGAGAAGGGCTTCGTGTTCATGGATACGCCGGGCTACGACCCGGTCGGCGCGACCGGGCAGGTGGCCGGTGGCGCGAACGTCATGTGCTTCACGACGGGGCGCGGTTCCGCCTTCGGCTGCAAGCCGACGCCCTCGGTCAAGCTCGCGACCAACAGTCAGGTCTATGCGAGCATGATCGACGACATGGACATCAACTGCGGCGAAATCCTCGACGGCGTCTCGGTCGCCGACAAGGGCCAGGAGATTTTCAAGAAGGTGCTCGCGGTCGCGTCCGGTGCGCACACCAAATCGGAAGATCTGGGCTACGGCGACGCCGAGTTCGTGCCGTGGCAGATCGGCGCTGTGATGTGA
- a CDS encoding SDR family NAD(P)-dependent oxidoreductase: protein MTELKGKVVWVTGAGSGIGEAAALALAREGAAVVLSGRRREPLQAVADRIAKAGGRALVAPGDLGEQDAAGKIAGVVAKEFGRLDILVNNAGANITDRQWSKLTPERIRYMLDANLNGAFYCALAALEIMRPQKDGLLIHTASWAGRFVGLVSGSSYAAAKHGVVAMSYSINMEEFQNGIRSTVLCPAEVATPILNLRPKPVSAEERARMIQPEDMANLIVYVARQPATICVNEVIISPTWNRGYAHAAGVGPSRT from the coding sequence GTGACTGAACTCAAAGGAAAAGTCGTCTGGGTGACCGGCGCCGGCAGTGGCATCGGCGAGGCTGCCGCGCTTGCACTTGCGCGCGAAGGCGCGGCGGTCGTGCTCTCCGGCCGGCGGCGCGAGCCGCTGCAGGCGGTAGCCGACCGGATCGCGAAGGCGGGCGGCAGGGCGCTGGTCGCCCCCGGAGATCTCGGGGAACAGGACGCCGCCGGAAAGATCGCCGGCGTGGTGGCGAAGGAGTTCGGCCGGCTCGACATTCTCGTCAACAATGCCGGCGCGAACATCACCGACCGGCAATGGTCGAAGCTCACGCCCGAGCGCATCAGGTACATGCTCGACGCGAACCTCAACGGCGCATTCTATTGCGCGCTCGCGGCGCTTGAGATCATGCGGCCGCAGAAGGACGGGCTCCTGATCCACACGGCCTCGTGGGCCGGCCGCTTTGTCGGTCTTGTTTCGGGCTCGAGCTATGCGGCGGCCAAGCACGGCGTGGTCGCGATGAGCTACTCCATCAACATGGAGGAGTTTCAGAACGGCATCCGCTCGACCGTCCTGTGCCCGGCCGAAGTTGCCACCCCAATTCTCAACCTGCGCCCGAAGCCCGTCTCGGCCGAGGAGCGCGCCCGCATGATTCAGCCGGAAGATATGGCGAACCTGATCGTGTATGTTGCCAGGCAGCCGGCGACGATCTGCGTCAATGAAGTGATCATATCGCCGACCTGGAATCGCGGCTACGCGCACGCGGCCGGCGTCGGGCCAAGCCGAACCTGA
- the ugpC gene encoding sn-glycerol-3-phosphate ABC transporter ATP-binding protein UgpC — MAQVTLRKVVKKYDEVEAVSAIDLDIADKEFVVLVGPSGCGKSTTLRMIAGLEDITGGEIAVDGEVVNDVPPKDRDMAMVFQNYALYPHMTVYQNMSFGLRLKHYPKEEIEKRVQEAARILDIKDLLDRKPRQLSGGQRQRVAMGRAIVRNPKVFLFDEPLSNLDAKLRVQMRTEIKRVHQKVRTTTVYVTHDQVEAMTLADRVVVMNKGRIEQIGAPNFLYHSPATRFVAGFIGSPAMNFVPCKIEQAGEGLNVRLSDTIAFALPADRVQRYRPAVGKETTFGIRPEHVTEAKTNGSKNLATFDAGIEVVEPMGNETMVFFSIAGTEVCARTDPNAGAKVGASMKMAAHLDHMHLIDNMSGRVL; from the coding sequence ATGGCGCAAGTCACACTGCGTAAGGTCGTCAAGAAATACGACGAGGTCGAAGCAGTCAGCGCGATCGATCTCGATATCGCCGATAAGGAATTCGTCGTGCTGGTCGGCCCGTCGGGATGCGGCAAGTCGACCACGTTGCGCATGATCGCGGGGCTGGAGGACATCACCGGCGGCGAGATCGCGGTTGACGGCGAGGTGGTCAACGACGTGCCGCCGAAAGATCGCGACATGGCGATGGTGTTCCAGAACTACGCGCTCTACCCGCACATGACGGTGTATCAGAACATGTCGTTCGGGCTGCGGCTGAAGCACTACCCCAAGGAAGAGATCGAAAAACGCGTGCAGGAAGCGGCCCGCATCCTCGACATCAAGGACCTGCTCGACCGCAAGCCGCGTCAGCTCTCGGGCGGCCAGCGCCAGCGCGTCGCGATGGGCCGCGCGATCGTGCGCAATCCGAAGGTCTTCCTGTTCGACGAGCCGCTGTCGAATCTCGATGCCAAGCTGCGCGTGCAGATGCGTACAGAGATCAAGCGCGTGCACCAGAAGGTGCGCACCACCACGGTCTATGTCACGCACGACCAGGTCGAGGCGATGACGCTCGCCGATCGCGTCGTGGTGATGAACAAGGGCAGGATCGAGCAGATCGGCGCGCCGAACTTCCTCTATCACTCGCCGGCGACGCGGTTCGTGGCGGGCTTCATCGGCTCGCCTGCGATGAACTTCGTCCCGTGCAAGATCGAGCAGGCGGGCGAGGGCCTCAACGTGCGCCTCTCCGACACGATCGCGTTCGCGCTGCCGGCCGACCGCGTGCAGCGCTACCGTCCTGCGGTCGGCAAGGAGACGACGTTCGGTATCCGGCCCGAGCACGTCACGGAAGCGAAGACCAACGGCTCGAAAAATCTCGCGACCTTCGACGCCGGCATCGAGGTGGTCGAGCCGATGGGCAACGAGACCATGGTGTTCTTCTCGATCGCCGGAACCGAGGTGTGCGCGCGCACCGATCCGAATGCGGGTGCGAAGGTCGGCGCGTCGATGAAGATGGCGGCGCATCTCGACCACATGCACCTGATCGACAACATGTCCGGCCGCGTCCTCTAA
- a CDS encoding carbohydrate ABC transporter permease, with protein MSTANVAVDRGAPTRPRYGSMSRDRAWALRWSYFFLVLFAVFFLTPPIYMFITSLKTSAEISAATNPWWVFHPTLSNYIELLTSNMYLTFFRNSAIVSIFVVCITMLISVPAAFALARMRFWGSGVLATGVFLTYLVPDSLLFIPLFKMFAVFNDWTDIQLINKWWVLLIVYPTLTVPFATWIMIGYFASIPKELDEAALMDGANYRQILLKIFIPVALPGLIAATIFAFTVSWAQFLYPLAFTTSPDQLVLPVGIITSLIRGDVYNWGQIMTGALLGAAPPLIIYAFLMDYYIAGLTAGATKG; from the coding sequence ATGAGCACCGCAAACGTTGCAGTCGATCGCGGTGCGCCGACGCGCCCGCGCTATGGCAGCATGAGCCGCGACCGGGCCTGGGCGCTGCGCTGGTCCTATTTCTTCCTCGTGCTGTTCGCGGTCTTCTTCCTGACGCCGCCGATCTACATGTTCATCACCTCGCTCAAGACCAGTGCCGAGATTTCGGCGGCGACCAATCCGTGGTGGGTTTTCCACCCGACGCTGTCGAACTACATCGAGCTGCTCACCTCGAACATGTATCTCACGTTCTTCCGCAATTCGGCGATCGTCTCGATCTTTGTCGTCTGCATTACGATGCTGATCAGCGTGCCGGCGGCCTTCGCGCTCGCGCGCATGCGCTTCTGGGGTTCGGGCGTGCTGGCGACTGGCGTATTCCTCACGTATCTCGTGCCGGACTCGCTCTTGTTCATCCCGCTGTTCAAGATGTTCGCGGTGTTCAACGACTGGACCGACATCCAGCTCATCAACAAGTGGTGGGTGCTGCTGATCGTCTATCCGACACTCACGGTGCCGTTCGCGACCTGGATCATGATCGGCTACTTCGCGTCGATCCCCAAAGAGCTTGACGAAGCCGCGCTGATGGACGGCGCAAACTACCGGCAGATCCTGCTGAAGATCTTCATCCCGGTGGCGCTGCCGGGGCTGATCGCCGCGACGATCTTCGCGTTCACGGTGAGCTGGGCCCAGTTCCTTTATCCGCTGGCGTTCACGACGTCGCCGGATCAGCTCGTGCTCCCCGTGGGCATCATCACCTCGCTGATCCGAGGCGACGTCTACAACTGGGGACAGATCATGACCGGCGCGCTGCTCGGCGCGGCGCCGCCGCTCATCATCTACGCGTTTCTGATGGACTATTACATCGCCGGGCTGACCGCCGGCGCCACGAAGGGCTAA
- a CDS encoding sugar ABC transporter permease, whose amino-acid sequence MVDAAIGDVRELSTPRRKVSRRHFFQRKSTIAFFMALPLIVLIFGLVLYPAGYAMHLAMLNKSMQRFVGLSNFTFLFKRETFWMVVQQSCIFAITAVIFKALIGFIVAHFVHNVPANKQRRWRGVLLIPWVIPPAMSTLAWLWLFDPSYSAFNWIFVHLGLPAIPWTGDAYWARFSVILINVWYGAPFFLIMYLAALKSVPEQLYEAAEIDGANWWQRIWFVTLPMMRNIIAITVLFSTIVTFANFDIVQVLTAGGPIDKTHVFATWAFRLGIQGGDIPLGASVSLFMFPILAVCAIFILRDIHRRGNEA is encoded by the coding sequence ATGGTCGACGCCGCAATCGGTGACGTCCGCGAACTCAGCACGCCACGACGAAAAGTCAGCAGGCGCCACTTCTTCCAGCGCAAGTCGACGATTGCATTCTTCATGGCGCTGCCGCTGATCGTCCTGATCTTCGGCCTCGTTCTGTATCCGGCCGGCTATGCGATGCATCTCGCGATGCTGAACAAGTCGATGCAGCGCTTCGTCGGCCTGTCGAACTTCACCTTCCTGTTCAAGCGCGAAACGTTCTGGATGGTGGTGCAGCAGTCCTGCATCTTCGCCATCACGGCCGTGATCTTCAAAGCGCTGATCGGCTTCATCGTCGCGCATTTCGTGCACAACGTGCCGGCCAACAAGCAGCGCCGCTGGCGCGGCGTGCTGCTGATTCCGTGGGTTATCCCGCCCGCGATGAGCACGCTTGCATGGCTGTGGCTGTTCGATCCTTCCTACTCGGCGTTCAACTGGATATTCGTGCATCTTGGGCTGCCGGCCATCCCCTGGACCGGCGACGCCTACTGGGCACGGTTCTCGGTGATCCTCATCAACGTGTGGTACGGCGCGCCGTTCTTTCTCATCATGTATCTGGCGGCACTGAAATCGGTGCCCGAACAACTCTACGAAGCAGCCGAGATCGACGGCGCGAATTGGTGGCAGCGCATCTGGTTCGTGACGCTGCCGATGATGCGCAATATCATCGCGATCACGGTGCTGTTCTCCACCATTGTCACCTTCGCAAACTTCGACATCGTGCAGGTGCTCACCGCGGGTGGTCCGATCGACAAGACCCATGTCTTCGCCACCTGGGCGTTCCGGCTCGGCATTCAGGGCGGCGATATTCCGCTCGGCGCGAGCGTGTCGCTGTTCATGTTCCCGATCCTCGCGGTCTGCGCGATCTTCATTTTGCGCGACATCCACCGCCGGGGGAATGAAGCATAA
- a CDS encoding extracellular solute-binding protein has protein sequence MRSGLTRRSALKTAALATTALVAAPYVRGAHAAGKLSLGLWDHWVPGANNTSKALIEEWAAKEKVEVQIDYITSQGDKNLITIAAEAQGKSGHDILAFPTWYPHAYQEQLVDVTDIMEPLIKQNGAVNDTVTYLGKANNKWLAVPATIGSQIKGPCSRIDLMKQHAGIDVQALYPAGAPPKADSWNFDTFLKAAEACHKAGFAFGIGLGQTTDSVDTAGAWFNAHGAFLVNAKGDITVKTDEVRKALEYSVKLAKFYPPDAPAWDDASNNKWLVSGRGALIMNPPSAWAVAKRDAPQVAEQCWTHGFPVGPKGRFAPFLPYFWGIWNFSKNIPAAKSLLTALSQKDAAEKMVAASGGYDLPSFASFTTFKTWAEEGPPKGSLYHYPNPYNHQTLSVTAAPAPPKIAHQIYTQAIHTKMIVRHLQGEAMEKTLAWAEGEVEGFMRT, from the coding sequence ATGCGCTCAGGACTGACACGGCGAAGCGCGCTAAAGACGGCGGCTCTCGCCACTACGGCACTCGTCGCCGCACCTTACGTGCGCGGCGCCCACGCGGCCGGCAAGCTTTCGCTTGGCCTCTGGGATCACTGGGTTCCCGGTGCCAACAACACCTCCAAGGCGCTCATCGAAGAGTGGGCCGCCAAGGAGAAAGTCGAAGTTCAGATCGACTACATCACGTCGCAGGGCGACAAGAACCTCATCACCATCGCGGCCGAAGCACAGGGCAAGTCGGGTCACGACATCCTCGCGTTCCCGACCTGGTATCCCCACGCTTATCAGGAGCAGCTCGTCGACGTGACCGACATCATGGAGCCGCTGATCAAGCAGAACGGCGCCGTGAACGACACGGTCACCTACCTCGGCAAGGCCAACAACAAGTGGCTTGCGGTGCCGGCCACGATCGGCTCGCAGATCAAGGGCCCGTGCTCGCGCATCGACCTGATGAAGCAGCATGCCGGCATCGATGTGCAGGCGCTCTATCCCGCCGGCGCGCCGCCGAAGGCCGACAGCTGGAACTTCGACACGTTCCTCAAGGCGGCCGAAGCGTGTCACAAGGCCGGCTTCGCGTTCGGCATCGGCCTCGGGCAGACGACCGACTCGGTCGATACGGCTGGTGCCTGGTTCAACGCGCATGGCGCGTTTCTCGTCAACGCCAAGGGCGACATCACGGTGAAGACCGACGAGGTGCGCAAGGCGCTCGAGTACTCGGTGAAGCTCGCGAAGTTCTACCCGCCGGATGCCCCGGCCTGGGACGACGCCTCCAACAACAAGTGGCTGGTGTCCGGCCGCGGCGCCCTGATCATGAACCCGCCGAGCGCCTGGGCGGTTGCCAAGCGCGACGCGCCGCAGGTTGCGGAGCAATGCTGGACGCACGGCTTCCCGGTGGGCCCGAAGGGCCGTTTCGCACCGTTCCTGCCGTACTTCTGGGGTATCTGGAACTTCTCGAAGAACATTCCGGCGGCCAAGAGCCTGCTCACCGCGCTCTCGCAGAAGGATGCGGCTGAGAAGATGGTGGCGGCGAGCGGCGGCTACGATCTGCCGTCGTTTGCGAGCTTCACGACCTTCAAGACCTGGGCCGAGGAAGGACCGCCGAAGGGCAGCCTCTATCACTACCCCAACCCGTACAACCACCAGACCCTGTCGGTGACTGCGGCTCCGGCTCCGCCCAAGATCGCGCACCAGATCTATACCCAGGCGATCCATACCAAGATGATCGTCCGTCATCTGCAGGGCGAGGCGATGGAAAAGACGCTGGCCTGGGCCGAGGGCGAGGTCGAAGGCTTCATGCGGACTTGA
- a CDS encoding extracellular solute-binding protein — protein MSMRPVSRRAALKGALATTALIAAPYVRGAHAAGKLAIGFWDHWVPTANGATKKLVEEWAAREKVDVTIDYIPSQGMKNLITIAAESQARSGHDIFAFPSWQPHGHAESLEPVNDIMDELIRQNGAVNPTVTYLGQKDGKWLAVPATVGSQIKGPCSRIDLFKKHAGIDLLEMYPAGAAPKADNWTLDTFLKAAEACHKAGVPFGIGLGTTADSVDSAGAFFHAFGASLVDAKGNITVKTDAVRQALDFYKKLASFMPSDIPAWDDASNNKWLVSGRGAHIMNPPSAWAVAKRDAPQIAEQLWTHGFPAGPKGRFAPFLPYFWGIWNFSKNVPAAKSLLVHLSTRSAAEKMVAASGGYDLPSFASFTNFKTWAEEGPPKGTLYHYPNPYNHQVLSISAAPAPPKIAYQIYTEGLQTKMIVRYMQGEPMEKTLAWAESEVEGFMRT, from the coding sequence TCACTGGGTGCCCACGGCCAACGGTGCGACCAAGAAACTCGTCGAGGAATGGGCCGCGAGGGAAAAGGTCGACGTCACGATCGACTACATCCCGTCGCAGGGCATGAAGAACCTGATCACTATCGCGGCGGAATCGCAGGCGCGCTCCGGTCACGATATTTTCGCATTCCCCTCATGGCAGCCGCACGGCCATGCCGAGAGCCTCGAGCCGGTCAACGACATCATGGACGAGTTGATCAGGCAAAACGGGGCGGTCAATCCGACCGTGACCTATCTCGGTCAGAAGGACGGCAAGTGGCTTGCGGTGCCGGCAACTGTCGGTTCGCAAATCAAGGGACCGTGCTCGCGCATCGACCTGTTCAAGAAGCACGCCGGGATCGATCTTTTGGAAATGTATCCGGCAGGCGCGGCGCCGAAAGCCGACAACTGGACGCTGGACACGTTCCTCAAGGCCGCGGAAGCCTGCCACAAGGCCGGCGTCCCGTTCGGGATCGGTCTCGGCACGACCGCGGACTCGGTCGACAGCGCCGGCGCATTCTTCCACGCCTTCGGTGCGTCGCTCGTCGATGCCAAAGGCAACATCACGGTCAAGACCGACGCGGTGCGGCAGGCGCTCGACTTCTACAAGAAGCTTGCCTCCTTCATGCCCTCCGATATCCCGGCATGGGATGATGCGTCGAACAACAAGTGGCTGGTGTCAGGCCGCGGCGCGCACATCATGAATCCGCCCAGCGCCTGGGCGGTCGCCAAGCGCGATGCGCCGCAGATCGCCGAGCAGCTCTGGACGCATGGCTTCCCGGCCGGACCGAAGGGCCGTTTCGCGCCGTTCCTGCCGTACTTCTGGGGCATCTGGAACTTCTCGAAGAACGTTCCGGCGGCGAAGAGCCTGCTGGTGCATCTGTCGACGCGCTCGGCGGCCGAGAAGATGGTGGCGGCAAGCGGCGGCTACGATCTGCCGTCGTTCGCGAGCTTCACCAACTTCAAGACCTGGGCCGAGGAAGGCCCGCCCAAGGGCACCCTCTACCACTACCCCAATCCCTACAATCATCAGGTCCTGTCGATTTCGGCGGCTCCGGCGCCGCCCAAGATCGCGTATCAGATCTACACTGAAGGCCTGCAGACCAAGATGATCGTCCGCTACATGCAGGGCGAGCCGATGGAGAAAACGCTCGCCTGGGCCGAAAGCGAGGTCGAAGGCTTCATGCGGACTTGA